CGTGAGACAGTTTTCTTCCAGCAGtactatttttctctgcaTTGTCCAGTTGAAAACACTGAGTTATTTGGTTCATATTTAGCAGTGTAATATCTGCATTATTAAGACGTATCTATAAGGCTTTgcttctaattaaaattaggtaagctaatttaatctatttttatttgattttattcatATCCTTTCATACGATGGATCATTACCTCCTGTATCCCTAGTAAACCCGGTGAACGCAGGGTGACTAAAAAATAAGGAGGCATTTCAAATTCGCGCTAATAGTCGATATTACAGAATTCTCTACACACGTCTAGTGACCAGACGTAACAGTCGTTAGTGAATTTCCGACTGTCGTTATATTACCGATCATTTTCTATTAGCCACCACAATGTTCCTCTTGCTTGCGCGTACATCGCGGTTGGCGCGTGCAGTAGTAAAATGGCTGCTGGGAAACgtcaatacattttatattaataagagCCTACCTTTGTAAATATTCGCGGCGCAAGGAGACATCGCAATAAGGGCGCATGCCGTTCAACTAACAGCCCGACGTTTTCGTGATCGCGTGTATGTGAGTGCACGTGCCGGCGAAATGGCGGAATTCGTACGCGGCGGGCCCAGCGTGTCCAACAACGCCAAGGTACGTGTGAGGAGTATTATTCACCGTACGCCGTCGCACGCACGTCATTTCTTTGTTGAACGACACTGTCGAAAGAGAAGCACGACGCCGCAGGGCGCACCGTAATCGCTCTAATGATGAATCTTCTCTcgtttatttaacattttgcttctttttaatttatccttGCGGTACTATTTACATGCAACCGCGAACTTATCTCCATCGTTATCGGTATCGCCCGGTGATACTCTCCATTCCTTGATTAGGCACGCATGCCGCGACAATGGAAAAAATGTGTGCGCTTCACAAGCtatgtttttgtttattttttcaaattaaattagtcTTTGTGCCaatgaaattgataaatagaatgctaaaataaattaaatcatgaGCAtcaattgaattaataaaaatagtaaataagaGATTCACCTAATTGAATCATTGCATTTTTAGATGGAACATAATAGCAAAGGTGGATCTCCCAGTACAGGAAGCGAAGATGGTGGTCAAAATGAATCATTAAATCCGGAGAATGAATTTGAtccttttcttgaaaatatacCAGATGACATACAAGATACAGAAGAACCTGACAGTGCAAATGCTACTCTATTAACAGCACCACCAGAAAATCAGTGAGACTGAATATAGTTTTGTTAACTTTTCACGTTTCTGAAATTAGGTtgaatattaacataaaatatgcaaattattatttgcctAGAAAACCAAATGGATTTATAACTTCAAAATTAAgatcaaataaaatcataatctCTTGCAGGTGGTATCATGGTAGATTAGATAGGTTTACAGCAGAGGAAAGACTGTGGGATGCAACCAAAATGGGTAGTTATCTGGTTCGTGAAAGCGATAGGAAGCCTGGAAGTTATGTTCTATCTTATTTGGGAAGAACTGGAGTAAATCATTTTCGAATTACAGCTGTCTGTGGAGATTATTATATTGGTAGGAaggaagatataaataaagaatttcatTGTTTATACGTAACATAATGATTATGTCTGCAAAATTTCAGAGATATATATTATCGTGTATTATTTCAGAGACATCTTATTTTAACACATGAGctatttattccaaaaatgaTGAATTCTGAGatctaaattaatatattcgcctaaatttgcaaaatatgattcaaaatattataaagtaacACAGATGCAAAacttacaatattattttgtagaaattatgtTGAGTGAGTGTCTTCTAATTTGTACCATGTTGTAGGCGGTCGTCAATTCAACAGCTTATCAGATCTGGTTGCATATTATACTCATTGTTCGGATCTGCTAAAGAGAGAAAGACTTGTGTACCCCACACCACCTCCTGAACCAGTAAACGATAAGAAACgaattgttgcaatattgccaTATACGAAGATGCCAGACACTGACGAATTGAGCTTTCAAAAAggagatatattttttgtgcacAATGATATGGGCGACGGATGGCTGTGGGTTACTGCTCACAGAACTGGCGAACAGGGTTTAATATTTCGAGAATTGGTGGAGGATCTTGATGATTCAATAGATCCTAACACGGTATTTTCTTGGTTTCATCCAAATGTCACCAAAAGCGAGGCGGTGGACATGTTGGTAAAAGCTGGACCTGGAAGTTTCCTAGTAAGCATAATTCTTTtcatttgtgatattttttattttattctttaatttatttttcatatctttaCTCAATAGGTCAGACCATCGGACAACAGTCCGGGCGATTACTCACTTTTCTTCCATATAAACAATCAGATACAAAGATTCAGGATCGAAAAAAAAGGAGTACGATACCTTATGGGAGGTAGAACTTTTGAATGTCTTGATGCTGTAATTAACAGGTATATTTTcgtcattttaattttacatgcacaataatacttttgatcattttatattgttatcatAATAGATATCGGAAGGAACAAATTGTGGAAGGTCATACTTTGGTTCAAGCGATGGTAACTGAACCTGACGGTAGTGTAAGGGTAAACAGAGAAGTTCAACATGCCGAGAAAATATACGCGACTTTGAGAGAATGTCGAGAACAGTCGGGAGCGAAGAAGAACAAGGGGATTAAGATGCAAGGATATTTGGAAAAGAAATCtgaaaagaataagaaatgGAAAGCATTATATTTTGTGTTGCTAGTGGATGCCACCGATACGCATCTCTATTTATATGACAATCCTAAGAGAACCAAGCCGAAGGGTCTCATCGACTTAAGTTGTGCTTACTTATATCAGGTGAGAAACGCATATTTAGTAAATTGAAGTATATCATACATCAGCATTAACATGTCAAAACCTGAAATCAATAACATAGACATTACAATAACACGCATGACATGTGCGATGTTTCATTAGCAAATTGAGGAAATAACACCTTAGAGTAAAACGTGGGATGAGTTATCAAAGTGTCTTTTTAGGTCCACGAAAGTGTGTTTGATAGGCCTCATTGTTTTCAATTAGTTGAACGTGCTTTACCGTGTCTGGCCACCATAACTTATCTGGCTGCCCCAAACTCCGAGAACGCATTAGATTGGATTAATGCCTTGAAACCGTTATGTGTCTCACAACTCGGTCGTGCTCCAAAAGTCCCTCGCCTACGTGAATTGCGTTCATTACACCTGCATATCCTAGACGCGCATAGACTTCCGTACAAGCTAGTTCCGAATCCATTTATTATAGTGGCCCTAAACAATGTTAAAGTCGCACGCACGAAGGTCAAAACGGGATTTCCGGGACATCCACTCTGGGATGAGGAATTCATTTTAGAGTATGTATGAAAATCTTATGTAAAGTATCGTTTCAGTGTATAAAAACCATACCATAAccattgcatttattaatttgttcaatAGAGACGTACCGCCAGATGTTGTGTCTTTCTCCCTGACTCTGTATAACAAGGGTAAGCGTAGCAAAGATACCGAAGTTGCGGAATTAACGGTTGAGTTGTCAAATTTAACTAACGGAGAAGAAATGGATGATTGGTATCCTCTGTCGGGCGTCACGCCCATCGGAGAATGGGGAGCTTTACGTTTACGCATACggtaaattttctaaaatattaatatatcttaaatatttatatattacgttTCTTATTGCAAGATCAGAACGGAATAGATaaacgaaatatttaaagataatgtTGGCtttattatgcattatatTATTCGAAAAGATTCGACATTGTTAACAAGCCAAGCTACCAATCGGTCGACTGTGACTCTGAAAAAATGACTTTGATGATTCTAAACGTTTACGGCTTCGTATTTTCGTCGTTAATCGATCATTCCCGGAGAATTCAAAGTGCTATTGTTTGGTTTCATGTAAACAAATCGTCAACTGTTTGTGCTTTGTCGaattttcttgaataataCAATACATAATACATGTCCTATCTTATAATATCTTATAGTATTCCTACATTATATtgatgtattaataaaaaatatatatattacagataCAGACATGATTTAGCTATGCCTCCCGAAGAGTATAGCCCTCTTCAGCAGTTATTACTCGATCCTGAACTGCATGTTGTCAAAGCTTTAGCAGACGTGTGTCATTTAGACAGAGTACCCTTGGCGAATAGTCTTCTTAGAATTTTTAGGTATACATAATTGTcctgttttaattataaaaatacacgatGATCctgatattattcttttcttagACACGAAAGGAAAGAGGCGGATCTTTTACGATCATTGAATCAAGCTGAAGTACGTTATGATTTTACTCatatacaaacaaaaaatattattaaatctatgatt
The nucleotide sequence above comes from Linepithema humile isolate Giens D197 chromosome 4, Lhum_UNIL_v1.0, whole genome shotgun sequence. Encoded proteins:
- the vap gene encoding ras GTPase-activating protein 1 isoform X1, whose product is MAEFVRGGPSVSNNAKMEHNSKGGSPSTGSEDGGQNESLNPENEFDPFLENIPDDIQDTEEPDSANATLLTAPPENQWYHGRLDRFTAEERLWDATKMGSYLVRESDRKPGSYVLSYLGRTGVNHFRITAVCGDYYIGGRQFNSLSDLVAYYTHCSDLLKRERLVYPTPPPEPVNDKKRIVAILPYTKMPDTDELSFQKGDIFFVHNDMGDGWLWVTAHRTGEQGLIFRELVEDLDDSIDPNTVFSWFHPNVTKSEAVDMLVKAGPGSFLVRPSDNSPGDYSLFFHINNQIQRFRIEKKGVRYLMGGRTFECLDAVINRYRKEQIVEGHTLVQAMVTEPDGSVRVNREVQHAEKIYATLRECREQSGAKKNKGIKMQGYLEKKSEKNKKWKALYFVLLVDATDTHLYLYDNPKRTKPKGLIDLSCAYLYQVHESVFDRPHCFQLVERALPCLATITYLAAPNSENALDWINALKPLCVSQLGRAPKVPRLRELRSLHLHILDAHRLPYKLVPNPFIIVALNNVKVARTKVKTGFPGHPLWDEEFILEDVPPDVVSFSLTLYNKGKRSKDTEVAELTVELSNLTNGEEMDDWYPLSGVTPIGEWGALRLRIRYRHDLAMPPEEYSPLQQLLLDPELHVVKALADVCHLDRVPLANSLLRIFRHERKEADLLRSLNQAEVEKEDETPTLFRAASLTTTLMDLYMKSVCTSFLKAALRDTIVKLIESKQSCELNPTKMDSPEDACSNAEFLLQVLDEVTLSIFTSPDACPRTLRYICGCLQRAVVAKWPHERLVRTRVVSGFIFLRLLCPAILNPRSFNLIAEPPPPSAARSLVMVAKCLQNLANLVEFGGKEPYMEVVNPFILKNKERMVVFLDQLSNVSEKPESEGTDPRTKSVTDTARDLATLHHICVSHLKELQVLSKTQPTIKQLVTVTEMLSKHKQKYMEMIR
- the vap gene encoding ras GTPase-activating protein 1 isoform X2; translated protein: MPDTDELSFQKGDIFFVHNDMGDGWLWVTAHRTGEQGLIFRELVEDLDDSIDPNTVFSWFHPNVTKSEAVDMLVKAGPGSFLVRPSDNSPGDYSLFFHINNQIQRFRIEKKGVRYLMGGRTFECLDAVINRYRKEQIVEGHTLVQAMVTEPDGSVRVNREVQHAEKIYATLRECREQSGAKKNKGIKMQGYLEKKSEKNKKWKALYFVLLVDATDTHLYLYDNPKRTKPKGLIDLSCAYLYQVHESVFDRPHCFQLVERALPCLATITYLAAPNSENALDWINALKPLCVSQLGRAPKVPRLRELRSLHLHILDAHRLPYKLVPNPFIIVALNNVKVARTKVKTGFPGHPLWDEEFILEDVPPDVVSFSLTLYNKGKRSKDTEVAELTVELSNLTNGEEMDDWYPLSGVTPIGEWGALRLRIRYRHDLAMPPEEYSPLQQLLLDPELHVVKALADVCHLDRVPLANSLLRIFRHERKEADLLRSLNQAEVEKEDETPTLFRAASLTTTLMDLYMKSVCTSFLKAALRDTIVKLIESKQSCELNPTKMDSPEDACSNAEFLLQVLDEVTLSIFTSPDACPRTLRYICGCLQRAVVAKWPHERLVRTRVVSGFIFLRLLCPAILNPRSFNLIAEPPPPSAARSLVMVAKCLQNLANLVEFGGKEPYMEVVNPFILKNKERMVVFLDQLSNVSEKPESEGTDPRTKSVTDTARDLATLHHICVSHLKELQVLSKTQPTIKQLVTVTEMLSKHKQKYMEMIR